DNA sequence from the Plasmodium brasilianum strain Bolivian I chromosome 4, whole genome shotgun sequence genome:
TAGCATATTAACAAactaataaattaaacaaattaacaaaataacaaattaaaaaaattaaacatatgaataaaaaattttataaagaatTGAAGATTTATAAAGCAATGAAGGCGGATCGAAACAATTAGCAATGGGAAGGCCTAAATTGGAACCATACAACATGAGTGGACAGATATTCACGTGCACACaaatacatgcacatatgtagatacgcacatacatgtatacccccccacacacacacacacacacgtGGAATCACAAATTGCCCCCACAGGAATACCGAAACACCAAGTAACCGACCATCTGCCATTTCCACCAACTTATTTGTTTGGAACACACCACTAGAAATGTAAATAACGCatgtacatttttgtaaatgtatgtatatatatattatatatgtacatgcgcACGCATGTTCGTCCCCACTATCAACAGCCCAGTGTTCCACCCTAATTGTTCAAAGGTACACACGAAAAACCAGACAAGGCATTCTTTGATATCAGATAATTAATAAAGCCTTCCAAATTATACTTATGACTTTTCCACACAATAAATCTCTTCCTTTCTGAAAGCATAGAATTTACTTTTTCCTGTACACGTTCTTGTACATCGTCTAAAGGTATATCTACATTTTCAATTATATCAGAATGTTTGATTACTTcgatttttgtaattttcaaATCCTTCACAAATATATCACTTATATAATTAGGTATCTTGTTGTGATTACATGTAGCACCAATGGTTATGGAAAAGGTTGGGGTACTTCCTATTAAAAATGCATAAGTACTGATAGGGCAGAAATTTGTTccaatacataattttaaaaataatggacCAATTATATGCTTAAAATGACCttctaaatttaaataatatttccccttatcataaaaaaaatttaaattttcgaCATTTATTGAACTTATTCCTTGTAAAAATAAGAGAGTTGCATGATAGAATGTTTTCTCTTCATGATATATACGTCCTACATTATAACATGGTTCTTTAGCAAGATATTTCTTCGTTCTACACTTACCTATGCTGTTTGGTATTAACGCATAAAAATTCGATGATTTGAAAAATGTATTCAATGTTTTATTCACTGACTGCATATCGAATCTAAGtaccttttctttttcgaaAAAGGTCATTAtagatattataaatatacaaataaacaaaatggtGTGAATGAATATGAACAATTTTGTCATTACATCTCCTCCTCCTGCTCCTCCActtcctttctttttccttttcctcttTTCCAATTGGAATAACAGAATTGATTTAATCGGTATGATGTTCTTTAAACAACTCCTTTGCTCATTTTTTGTTGTCGACATTCCGTCCTCTGTCCGTAGCTGTTGCTTCTGCTCCTTCTCGGGGGGTATTGACTGGGATTGCAATTTAGCTTCATCATCACGATCGCGGTTCCGCTTAGAATGCGTGCGGCTCGAATCCCGTGGGGGGCCAGCACCGCTTTCCACCTTTTGATCTCTTTCCACATAGGACAAAGCATCCCCTTCCCTTCCCTCGTTCTGACTGCACAACAAAGCACTATTATTAACGAAACACTCATTAGCCTCGTTGTTCCTACTTGTATTATGTGTCAAATGCCGCTTGGAATTATTAGTTTCCATAAAGTTTAACTCATTCATTTCTTCATTGTCTATTCGAGTGTTTTGATAACCTATAAAGTATAAATCGTTATCATCCATTTGGTGTACTGTTTGAACAGTATCTGTATGTTCCTTTCTGGATGAATTCCTTTCACTACcactgttactattattgttattgttactgttattattattattattattacaattactGCTACTATTGTAGTAGTAATTCTTCACTTTAAATATGAAACCAAAAAAGTAGGAATATATTGGGACTTGCCAATTCTCCTGTTTCTGAATATTCAAATCTACTATTTCACTATGTctgtttttttcaaataacaAAATTCTTTTCTTGGTTTTATccaatttgtttatatacaatttCCACTGccttacataaatatttatagaaaaGCAAATCAAAccatatataacaaataataaaaatttacaaaattttaccttattactactatataatatttgtatattcaaATTATGAGTATGCTTCACTATTTgataaaatgttaataatgcGATAGAAATAATTTCCCCTAAAGAGAGATGAAGAActaatgaacatatataggaaaaaaaaacagataaacaaaaataaaggttcaaaattttacaatatataaaactagTATTTATATCTTCACTTTTACTACTTGATATGGTACTATTATTTGGAGAAGATAAATCATCTGATGTATTGGATAGTTTATCattcttttctatttctttttttatatataaataattatatcttTCTGATACAGTCATTTTTTGATTATCTCCAATTTCCGGATCAAATACTAACTCATCATTTAAAGcacatacttttttataccatagtgaaaaattaacataatataaattcataaacaaaacacttaaaaaaaaggaaatggcAATAATTAATGGAAATATAAATggaaacataataaaaaatggatatatatactgcctatttatttttaattttaatatatttaacatatctATAAAATCTATTAATATTCCTTCTATGTTAAAATTAAAGTAGCttagatatatgtatattcctACCATACTACATTCGACAACTGttatcaaatatatacataaacataaatataaaaataaaaataatccataacttaattttattatatttaatggaCTTTTTTGACAATTCGTTTTcaataaagaattaaatttttttttttttaaataaatatacgcatcattatttttcattattttataaaaatgactTATATTACTTAATGTTTGTAATTTGTTATAACATAATAACTGCTTCTCATACTTTTCGTGCTCTAGATTATTCTTATCGTTAATGTGTGTAAATATGTTTGTCTTTCCCTTTCTGCCATCTGCGCCTCCTCCCTCCTCCTCACTTCTCTTCCTCCTTCCACTGCCTGAGTTTCCTTTATATGAAGCTTCCTTATCGTTCCTCTTTTGTCCACTACTACCTGAAATTCCCTTTCTCGCTTCTTCCTTATCGTTGCTCCCTTTACCATTACCCATGCTACTCTTCCCTATGGTCTCCGCATCTTTACTTACCCTCTTTCCCTTCCCTTTGCTTCTTCCTCTACTTCCATCCTCACTAGGGGAAGTTCCCTCTTCCTTCTTCCTTTGGACTTGGTTTTCCTCTTCCCCTGCACCGTTGTAGCTACACAACATATCATCGATCCCACTTTGCATCCTATTTCTAGCCAGCTTATTACTGTCATTCTCTGTATTACATATGGTCGAATTGGGGCTATTATCATCGCCCATTTTTTCCGACGGACgagaataaatttttatatttccttttttaaaaattctaattttaaCAGATGtcaatgttaataaaaaaaaagatgatatTGTTGACAAAAcacaataatttaaaaaatgataagcTCCAATTAATATTCTTGCTtctaacaaatataaatttaatgaagaaacaataaataatgatattaaaacATCTACAAATTGAAACCTTGAAATTGAACTTAAaatactaaatttttttaaaatatattgttcattctcatttattgtattaataaaaaatatatcctcttcatcttcttccttttcttcttcttcatgTTTTAaacttaaattatataatttaaaaaaactataaaaattatcacTAACCATAATAAACTTTAGTATTGGTattattattgaaaaaaatagcagTAATGCCATATTGAAATAACTCCCATTCGTAAACAGTAGCCATATGGATTCCAGAATTGAATTTTCGTACACCATTGTGTTGTCACTTATTATACCTTCAAAAAGGAAACAaagcattttttaaaataatattagcaGAAGTAATTCACAACATGATGCAAGGGGGGCGTGCATGTTTACACACGCACGCATGTACATACGTGTACGGATGTAATATGCGATATGcacgtatacatgtatgtatgtgtatatatttgtgcaaCTTCAACGCTTTTTCTGCACTCTGTCCACTCAACACACTCTGCGCATATTTCTATGTAAATATGGACTATTTGGTAATGTGCAGGGAATGTTTTTTCCCCtatttctttccttttttgccTACTTCCATGGAAAACGATTTTCACTGCCGGATTGATGATCCCattgatgaaaaaataatacgaaatataaaataaaataaacgataaaaacaaaaagttgttaattataaaaattttcgtCTTTCTTGAAATGCTCAATTTACGCACAATGAAATCTTTACACATACTATACGTACTGTTTAAAAACACCATCATTCTGAATTGTTCATAATAAAAGGTTCAATGATATTTATAactatttcaaaataaaataatataacattatttctttctatacaatttattttatatttcattttaatcataagaaatttcatttaattttataatatcacTGCTTTGTAtgtttaataaaacaaaaaagcagAACTACATCATTTCAAtctatatatgaatatatataaaataaagcagtaaaaaaaaaaaaaaaaaaaaaaaaaatggctttttttttttgtacgcTTAATTTGatggaaaatataattcacaACTTGTTaattacataattaaaaaaataggttaataagaaaaaaaaaaaaagagtgaTGAGGAAAAAGGGCAAAAAGAATCAATGAACATGGGGATTAACAGATCAACTAATAAACGGATGAACTAACGAACATTTTATGGATTAAtgagatatatatattctaaaagtaaaaaaaaattaacacaaACGTCAAAATTAATTTGTACAATGTACaagcataaatataaacatatataaaaaatatatatatatttgtatatatatgtatatttgtatatatatatatatatatatatttgtatatatatgtatatttgtatatatatgtatatttgtatatatgtttatatgaatatttgtatatatgaatatttgtaaatttgtaaatttatgtaGGTATAAATgaacgtatatatttatgaacgTACGGAAAGCAAACgaagttcaaaaaaaaaaaatcccaAATCAAAAAACAGCATCGgaacaaaattaatttgaATTGGGTAAAACTAtacttaatttaaaaatgttaaatatgtacataaatttgATAGTacggaaaaattaaaaataaaaatgaaaagtagaaaacaaaaaaaaagagataaaaatggataaaaagcatttaaaaaaaaaaaaaaaaaaaaaaaaaaagggcgAATAGtactatataattttataaaatataataattcatatagggtaaatatatagaaggtggtataagaaaaatgtacattatattgagtacatattattatttttatatataatatatatttatatatatataaaattatacatatatatttatatatataaatatttatacatatatttttatacatatatttttatacatatatttttatacatatatatttgtacatatatatttgtacatatatatttgtacaccattatgttatatttattttatatacataattatctACATTTGTACAATGTTATACACACTTACGTACACGATTACAAAAGGAGCGACTAACACACgaacaaaaatatagtataaaaaaaaaaattaaacatgtatgtatttgtatatacatatatatataactatatacTACAAAGATACGTGTAATTTACAGCATTACTAAATTAATAGTTTTACCTCTAATTAATGGCCCTTTAGAAAAATTGTGTAACACAAATATGTTATTcatgtatttaaatatatacatataaattagaagggagaattattatttttttttttttttcaaaaataaggAAGAAAATTGTACTTTTATTGAATGTTGAGAAATTTTAGCCAtttgaatgaaaaaaaaaaaaaaaagatctaaggagaaaattatacataattcgatactttctttttattaccctaaaaatattatatttcaacAAACCTGAAATTAAATATGACTTAACTATGTTCAGTAAAAAActcgataaaaaaaaaaaaaaaaaaaaaagtgaaagaaaaagtaaaagtataaatgaaaaagaaaaaaatagaccacctaaaaatatatatatagaaatggtgaccatatatttttatcccctacttcattttatattgcattttcttaattttttacattataccATTTTTGGAAATATGACGTTGTaacaatttataataatgaaatggTATCACTTGAGAGGAAGGGTTTACATTTAAACATCTTgccattttaaaaaataacaactTATTATGCACACGTAAATGTTTAATGTAGAGCAAAGTACATTATACagttgtgtatatatatacatatttatacggGACGGTCATGTAGACTAGGAATATTTAATGTTATAGAATGGAAATAATTTCTTCCATAAAGCGGTGTAGTCATTGTCAAATGTGCTAGCAGATTTCCCCTCTCTGATGACAAATGTTTCAAGGGGGGGAAATGCATTACCATaaaagcatatatttatatacatgtacaaagTGTAGATATAAAAACAGGATAAAAAAACTTCTAAGAGGTATTGTTTCCTAGTAATAAATGCTCAGTTCATTAGTGAAGAGGATAACctttacaaatataatttaatttagcatgtgctttttttcttttttcttttatcgCTTTTCATTTggacacatatgtacatatatatatatatatatatatatatcaactCCCAGCCAGACATATGCAAAAACAACTCGAGTCATTGAAATTTGCTTGTTTTCTTtcaaatgtataaattttaattgtttctttaataatagcacatatatatgagaCACGTTTTCACTATGACTTCCCTAGAAAATGAACGGAGAagaaaatattcttaaaattacAATTCGTTCTGCAGTTTTTtcgaataaatattttatctttttctcgAATTaaggtttttttttgttttttttttttctttttttgtcaCCAAGTTCTTTAACACGCAAattagataaatataaatatgtacatataaatgtatatgtatatatataaatataaattcatacttatatttatgaGAATCTGtaaatttaacattttacgttattttccctttttgcttttattaatataaagcaCCCATGCACAcatgaggaaaaaaaaaaaaaattcttgcCAGTtcagaagaaaagaaagaaagaaaaaaaattatatgcttatcactattttttaaaggtaTAAAAGCTagtcaaataataaaaaaaaaaaaatagaaaaaataacattgcgtattcataaaaaaaaaaatatatatatatatatacacacataaatttacttatacccacacatatacgtatatttaatatatctatattaacatttatattttctcaGTTCCATTTGCACACAGAAATAATCTAAACCTTTTACAacagacaaaaaaaaaaaaaaagcttcttaaaaaaaaaaaatgtgtaccTTTATACCTACCTTtctgttttaaaaaatcataaataataattaaaaacgtgtgtatatacatatataatatatgcgatatacctacatatttatacacatacttatgtatataaatatatgtatattttacacATACGCAACTTTTGAGGAAAAATAGACAGTTTCTACACTTCTCAacatttttgcatttaataaattaaaaattttattcgaATTTTTATTCTCAGAAGGGTTACATTGTAAATGAAATCCCTCTGAAACgtctttattttcttctttttcttcagtTTGTCTGTCTATATCTTTCTGTCTCTCTGTCTCTCTTTCTctctcttattttttttatttttttattttaattttttttttttttttgcttaataatttatactcTCAGAGTAATACAGCATGAATGATTCATATAAAATTCGCGACTTGAATAAATTTCGATTGAGCGAAGAAAgaataattgaaaaattcACAAGAGATCGAAATGAAATACTCCTGAATGAATCTCCTGATACACACCTACCCGTGGAGGTTGAGAGGAATAGAGAACCACATCGTTCGAGTGATGAATGTTTACCTTTAATGAACATTGTGAAAACCGGATGTGATAATCATCGTGGTAatgaacatttatatatattgcttttttttctttttttatatttgactTCTCTCATAActgtaaattattaatacagGGAGTAAAAGTGAAATTGTTATAAGAATATTCGCACGTTTATGATATGTGCGTATATCATTTGtgttatatatgcatgtacgtatgtatgtatctacgtatgtgtgtatatacctgcgtatgtgtgtatgtacctgcgtatgtgtgtatgtgcctgcgtatgtgtgtatgtgcctgcgtatgtgtgtatgtgtctgcgtatgtgtgtatgtgtctgcgtatgtgtgtatgtgcctgcgtatgtgtgtatgtacctgcgtatgtgtgtatgtgtctgcgtatgtgtgtatgtgtctgcgtatgtgtgtatgtacctGCGTATGTATCTacttaaatttgttttttctttttttctttttttctttgcgTACACCTTCAAACACGCGAGACAACGCGTTTCAAAtgaagtaatttttttttcctctcaGAAGAAAATGACATATCCACATCCACAAAAGATTTTTTTGTTGAAAGcttattatacaaaataaggaatttagagaatgaaaaaaaatacttactAAAATtcttagaaaaaaaaaaaagagagagaTTGAGTACAAAAAGGCGTTGGAAGCTCAGGTACACTATGAGAcagtgtaaaaaaaaaaaaaaaaaactaacaAATGCTTAGTTCATGCAGAGAAAAAACCAACAAATGTTcggttcataaaaaaaaaaaaaaaatgtactaaATGattagtataataaaaaagtgaaCTAAAAGAAACACTATTCCAATTcgcatatatacaattttgtAGGCAGCATTTGTCAACTCAgagagtaaaaaatataaattttatgaagaCGAATGGTTGCACATGAAATCCCTCGAATATTTCTTCatgtaagtatataaaataaaaacgaaaaaagaacaaaggCTAAGTAAATTAATTTCCCATTAATTTCTTAACCTATCAGTATAAATTCTTGTACAACAGGTATATTATTGTGGCACACGTAGATTATGGAGTAGcaataatattacaattatcattattattattttttttattttattattttttattttttattttttattttttattttttatttattatttattatttattatttgttatttttttttttattatttattattatttttttttttttttcattttccttcCCCTGTtgcttattcttttttttattcttaagaAATTCTGGAGAAGAGCCCTTGAGACataaattagaattattttatgaagaTACGAATTTATACGaagttaacaaaaaaaaaatatataaaaaaaatttaaatgttcACTTCTTTCATTTTAGAATGAGAAAGTTTCCATTTTGTGTTTCTTCCAATTTGTGTAATCTTACACATACGTACTTGCAcgcatacacacatatacacatatatatatatatatatatatatatatatatatatatgtacacccCCCATACCCCGCGCAGAAACTGGGGAGTCTTACAGGAGTCCAAGAAATGTTCATAGAGACGCTAATAGAGGATCATagaaatttaataaaagaaaaacgtTCTATTTCAAAAAAGTATCATGAAGCAGtggtataatatatatatattttttttattagtaaaaaaaaaaaattaaattatacaataaaacaaaataaaaatgcataaatttGTGTGTTACATAGTATTGGTATGTTCTCCCTTTGAGTACTGTACCATTtactaaattatttttcacatatgtgcatgcacatatatatatatatatatatatatatatgtatatctatatagGATGCAAACTTTCAACTGTATCAACAAAACGAAATGCTCAAGGCTCAAAATATAAGCCTCTTAGAGAAAAGCAAAGACATAATAAACGAGGAACTAGTAATTATTAACTATATTTCTGGAAATTACAAAATCTCTACGTCCCTATTTTCCACTTAAAAAAATGCGAATTGGGtgtaacatttatatatacgtacgtacatatatatacaactgcatgtacgtatacttacatatagatatacatataatcattcttttttttcccttttcccttttttccttaatttttGGCTTACTAGCAAAACAAATTGGAAGCGCTCAACTTGTCCCTTATATATGTTCAAAAGGAAAATCTTCATTTGAAAGGTttccacatatatatatatatatatatatatacatgtgtatgtgtgtacattTGTGCACgggtacatacatacatacacacgtaTAAGTATATACCCACGAATACACCCatgtatacacacacacCCACTCGTACTTGTATTTTCCCCCTTATTCAGAAGTGCTTGACCAATATTCCAGGCTGATAACTAACATAAAGAT
Encoded proteins:
- a CDS encoding hypothetical protein (conserved Plasmodium protein), whose product is MNDSYKIRDLNKFRLSEERIIEKFTRDRNEILLNESPDTHLPVEVERNREPHRSSDECLPLMNIVKTGCDNHREENDISTSTKDFFVESLLYKIRNLENEKKYLLKFLEKKKRERLSTKRRWKLRNSGEEPLRHKLELFYEDTNLYEKLGSLTGVQEMFIETLIEDHRNLIKEKRSISKKYHEAVAQNISLLEKSKDIINEELQNKLEALNLSLIYVQKENLHLKEVLDQYSRLITNIKICPAANFLEEELDKFKTYLLI
- a CDS encoding hypothetical protein (conserved Plasmodium protein), with protein sequence MLCFLFEGIISDNTMVYENSILESIWLLFTNGSYFNMALLLFFSIIIPILKFIMVSDNFYSFFKLYNLSLKHEEEEKEEDEEDIFFINTINENEQYILKKFSILSSISRFQFVDVLISLFIVSSLNLYLLEARILIGAYHFLNYCVLSTISSFFLLTLTSVKIRIFKKGNIKIYSRPSEKMGDDNSPNSTICNTENDSNKLARNRMQSGIDDMLCSYNGAGEEENQVQRKKEEGTSPSEDGSRGRSKGKGKRVSKDAETIGKSSMGNGKGSNDKEEARKGISGSSGQKRNDKEASYKGNSGSGRRKRSEEEGGGADGRKGKTNIFTHINDKNNLEHEKYEKQLLCYNKLQTLSNISHFYKIMKNNDAYIYLKKKKFNSLLKTNCQKSPLNIIKLSYGLFLFLYLCLCIYLITVVECSMVGIYIYLSYFNFNIEGILIDFIDMLNILKLKINRQYIYPFFIMFPFIFPLIIAISFFLSVLFMNLYYVNFSLWYKKVCALNDELVFDPEIGDNQKMTVSERYNYLYIKKEIEKNDKLSNTSDDLSSPNNSTISSSKSEDINTSFIYCKILNLYFCLSVFFSYICSLVLHLSLGEIISIALLTFYQIVKHTHNLNIQILYSSNKVKFCKFLLFVIYGLICFSINIYVRQWKLYINKLDKTKKRILLFEKNRHSEIVDLNIQKQENWQVPIYSYFFGFIFKVKNYYYNSSSNCNNNNNNNSNNNNNSNSGSERNSSRKEHTDTVQTVHQMDDNDLYFIGYQNTRIDNEEMNELNFMETNNSKRHLTHNTSRNNEANECFVNNSALLCSQNEGREGDALSYVERDQKVESGAGPPRDSSRTHSKRNRDRDDEAKLQSQSIPPEKEQKQQLRTEDGMSTTKNEQRSCLKNIIPIKSILLFQLEKRKRKKKGSGGAGGGDVMTKLFIFIHTILFICIFIISIMTFFEKEKVLRFDMQSVNKTLNTFFKSSNFYALIPNSIGKCRTKKYLAKEPCYNVGRIYHEEKTFYHATLLFLQGISSINVENLNFFYDKGKYYLNLEGHFKHIIGPLFLKLCIGTNFCPISTYAFLIGSTPTFSITIGATCNHNKIPNYISDIFVKDLKITKIEVIKHSDIIENVDIPLDDVQERVQEKVNSMLSERKRFIVWKSHKYNLEGFINYLISKNALSGFSCVPLNN